A part of Amycolatopsis lurida genomic DNA contains:
- a CDS encoding NADase-type glycan-binding domain-containing protein: MVIYRECGHQGPADVEFCGECGRYLKWDDEEPAAVRQPAAQQQLVQPAEQLAPVRQPQQRTAEEQVLRPGDLICGRCGKGNVPTRNFCGRCGASLAESEVVKTSWWRRLFGRGPREHKAGERPGKDGVRRRAGRAGAARRRAGKAVRRVIAVMLVLSALIYALYQPFRGAINTAALGLWSQATGIFETKLNPVRPSKVTASAESPAHPGNLVSDNAKNTFWSAAAQREPVLVFTFDRPVDLRKAIVHSGDGANFQAAHRPKTLHLVFSTGKTYDMVLADTPDAQEVTIENSAGATGVELHVVGLHRSLDGMDVAISEIELFEAG, translated from the coding sequence ATGGTCATCTACCGGGAGTGCGGGCATCAGGGCCCCGCCGACGTCGAGTTCTGCGGCGAATGCGGCCGGTACCTGAAATGGGACGACGAGGAACCCGCCGCGGTGCGCCAACCGGCCGCCCAGCAGCAGCTCGTGCAGCCCGCGGAACAGCTCGCTCCGGTTCGGCAGCCTCAGCAGCGGACGGCCGAGGAGCAGGTTCTCCGTCCAGGCGACCTGATCTGCGGCAGATGCGGCAAGGGCAACGTGCCCACCCGCAACTTCTGCGGCCGTTGTGGCGCCTCCCTCGCCGAGTCGGAGGTCGTGAAGACCTCATGGTGGCGACGGCTGTTCGGCCGCGGTCCCCGGGAACACAAGGCGGGGGAGCGGCCGGGCAAGGACGGTGTCCGCCGTCGCGCCGGCCGTGCCGGTGCCGCGCGACGCCGCGCCGGCAAGGCCGTCCGCCGGGTGATCGCCGTGATGCTGGTGCTCTCGGCGCTGATCTACGCGCTCTACCAGCCGTTCCGGGGCGCGATCAACACCGCCGCGCTCGGCCTGTGGAGTCAGGCGACGGGGATCTTCGAAACGAAGCTGAACCCGGTACGCCCGAGCAAGGTGACCGCGAGCGCGGAGTCGCCCGCCCATCCGGGAAACCTGGTCAGCGACAACGCCAAGAACACCTTCTGGTCGGCGGCCGCCCAGCGTGAGCCCGTACTGGTGTTCACCTTCGACCGGCCGGTGGACCTGCGGAAGGCGATCGTGCATTCCGGTGACGGCGCGAACTTCCAGGCCGCGCACCGGCCGAAGACCCTGCATCTCGTGTTCTCCACCGGCAAGACCTACGACATGGTGCTGGCCGATACGCCGGACGCACAGGAAGTCACGATCGAGAACAGCGCGGGGGCGACCGGCGTCGAACTGCACGTGGTCGGGCTGCACCGCTCGCTGGACGGCATGGACGTCGCGATCTCCGAGATCGAGCTGTTCGAGGCAGGCTGA
- a CDS encoding phage tail protein, whose amino-acid sequence MRAAVPGLPSPYPIGEQLPSVYAEDRFVQGFTGALDEVLAPVFATLDNFSGYLDPALAPEDFVGWLAHWVALRVDEGWSPARLRELVLRSVELHRWRGTQRGLAEHVRLLTGGAVEVTDSGGVVASPEPGAPLPDPGPPWVHVRVRVPERERIDERGLTATVVDAVPAHVRVTVEVVEG is encoded by the coding sequence ATGAGAGCGGCCGTGCCCGGGCTGCCGAGCCCCTACCCGATCGGCGAGCAGCTGCCCTCGGTCTACGCCGAAGACCGGTTCGTCCAGGGTTTCACCGGTGCGCTCGACGAAGTGCTCGCACCGGTCTTCGCCACGTTGGACAACTTTTCGGGCTATCTCGACCCGGCACTGGCGCCGGAGGACTTCGTCGGCTGGCTGGCGCACTGGGTGGCGTTGCGCGTCGACGAAGGCTGGAGCCCGGCCCGGTTGCGCGAACTCGTGCTCCGCTCGGTCGAGCTGCATCGGTGGCGCGGCACGCAGCGGGGGCTCGCCGAGCACGTGCGACTGCTGACCGGCGGCGCGGTCGAGGTGACCGACAGCGGCGGTGTCGTGGCGTCGCCGGAACCCGGAGCGCCGCTCCCGGATCCGGGACCGCCGTGGGTCCACGTGCGCGTGCGGGTGCCCGAGCGGGAGCGGATCGACGAACGAGGGCTGACGGCGACGGTCGTGGACGCGGTACCCGCCCACGTTCGCGTCACGGTCGAAGTGGTGGAGGGGTAA
- a CDS encoding putative baseplate assembly protein, which translates to MSLPLPNLDDRRFQDLVDEAKSLVQRNCPEWTDHNVSDPGVTLIETFAQMVDQVLYRLNRVPDLHYLRFLDLIGVRLFPPAAARADVTFWLSAARDTPVVVSAGKQVASVRDEVEDPVVFTVERTLTIVPCSLAGLATGGSDTGVPQVDRTDELLVGGEPACFAESPAPGDAVYFGLSDAVPGCAVLLRVDCEVEGQGVDPHDPPWVWEAWDGHGWAAGEVDRDSTGAFNRPGDVVLHVPPGHTVSVLAGRHAGWIRCRLTEPKHHQPFFQRSPRLRSVEASTIGGTVGAVHAEVVRGEVVGTSDGLPGQRFPLGRRPVVAGGDELIVEVSGPDGRQEWTEVSSFAESGPDDRHFQVDRVAGEIAFGPAVRQPEGGIRYYGAVPAKAAAIRVPAYRAGGGRRGNVAREVLEVQRDPIPFVSGVVNRRPATGGVDGEPVEDAAVRGPLLLRTRDRAVTAEDYEQLAREAAPEAARVRCVPAHGADGRETGAIRVLVVPAVPDTGELKFATLMLEPGMRTRIERYLDERRCVGALVSVEAPFYHGVTVVARLRSRRRTTPGALGSRATQALYAYFNPLTGGPDGDGWPFGRPVQSGEVFAVLQRLPGVELVEDVRLFAANPVTRERGEQVDRIDLPPHALAFSFGHQVRVRESGG; encoded by the coding sequence ATGTCGCTGCCCCTGCCCAACCTGGACGACCGCCGGTTCCAGGACCTGGTCGACGAAGCGAAGAGCCTGGTCCAGCGCAACTGTCCGGAGTGGACGGACCACAACGTCTCCGACCCCGGCGTGACGTTGATCGAAACGTTCGCGCAGATGGTCGACCAGGTGCTCTACCGGCTCAACCGGGTGCCGGACCTGCACTACCTGCGGTTCCTCGACCTCATCGGCGTGCGGCTGTTCCCGCCGGCCGCCGCGCGCGCCGACGTGACGTTCTGGCTTTCGGCGGCGCGTGACACCCCGGTGGTCGTCTCCGCGGGAAAACAGGTCGCGAGTGTGCGCGACGAGGTCGAGGACCCCGTCGTGTTCACCGTGGAGCGGACTCTGACGATCGTGCCGTGTTCGCTCGCGGGCCTGGCGACCGGCGGGTCCGACACCGGGGTGCCGCAGGTCGACCGCACCGACGAGCTGCTGGTGGGTGGCGAACCCGCGTGTTTCGCCGAAAGCCCCGCACCCGGCGACGCCGTCTACTTCGGACTGTCGGACGCCGTGCCCGGCTGCGCGGTGCTGCTGCGGGTGGACTGCGAGGTCGAGGGACAGGGCGTCGATCCGCACGACCCGCCGTGGGTGTGGGAGGCCTGGGACGGGCACGGCTGGGCCGCCGGTGAGGTCGACCGGGACAGCACAGGCGCGTTCAACCGACCCGGGGACGTCGTTCTGCACGTGCCGCCGGGGCACACCGTGTCGGTGCTCGCCGGCAGGCACGCGGGCTGGATCCGGTGCCGCTTGACGGAACCGAAACACCATCAGCCGTTCTTCCAGCGGTCGCCGAGGCTGCGCTCGGTCGAAGCGTCGACCATCGGTGGCACGGTCGGCGCGGTGCACGCCGAGGTCGTGCGCGGAGAGGTCGTGGGCACCTCGGACGGCCTGCCCGGACAGCGGTTCCCGCTCGGCAGGCGTCCGGTGGTCGCCGGTGGGGACGAGCTGATCGTGGAGGTGTCCGGTCCCGACGGCCGGCAGGAGTGGACGGAGGTGTCCTCGTTCGCCGAGTCGGGTCCGGACGATCGGCACTTCCAGGTCGACCGGGTCGCCGGCGAGATCGCGTTCGGCCCGGCCGTGCGCCAGCCCGAGGGCGGCATCCGGTACTACGGTGCCGTTCCGGCCAAGGCCGCCGCGATCCGGGTGCCCGCCTACCGGGCAGGCGGTGGGCGGCGGGGGAACGTCGCCCGCGAAGTGCTCGAGGTGCAACGGGATCCGATCCCCTTCGTCAGCGGCGTGGTGAACCGGCGTCCGGCGACCGGCGGGGTGGACGGCGAGCCGGTGGAGGACGCGGCGGTACGCGGACCGCTGCTGCTGCGCACCCGCGACCGCGCCGTCACCGCCGAGGACTACGAACAGCTCGCGCGCGAAGCGGCGCCCGAGGCGGCGAGGGTGCGGTGCGTGCCCGCGCACGGCGCCGACGGCCGCGAGACCGGGGCGATCCGCGTCCTCGTCGTACCCGCCGTTCCCGACACCGGTGAGCTGAAGTTCGCGACGCTGATGCTCGAACCCGGGATGCGCACACGGATCGAGCGGTATCTGGACGAACGCCGCTGTGTCGGCGCCCTCGTGTCCGTGGAAGCGCCGTTCTACCACGGGGTCACGGTCGTCGCCCGGTTGAGGTCGCGCCGCCGGACCACTCCCGGCGCCCTCGGCTCGCGGGCGACGCAGGCGCTCTATGCCTATTTCAACCCCCTCACCGGCGGGCCGGACGGCGATGGCTGGCCGTTCGGGCGGCCGGTGCAGTCGGGTGAGGTCTTCGCGGTGCTGCAACGGCTTCCCGGTGTCGAGCTGGTCGAGGACGTCCGTCTGTTCGCGGCCAATCCGGTCACGCGGGAACGCGGCGAGCAGGTCGACCGGATCGACCTGCCGCCCCATGCGCTCGCGTTCTCGTTCGGGCACCAGGTCCGGGTCCGGGAGAGTGGCGGATGA
- a CDS encoding GPW/gp25 family protein, whose amino-acid sequence MDFLGRGLAFPVRTDATGSIALVGGEREVVESIRLILATAPGERPMRPEFGCAVHDLVFAPADAATAGQIAYEVRTALERWEPRITLTDVVVGFAEADQGTLLIDIKYQLRGTNDPRNLVFPFYVIPAHESTQDGA is encoded by the coding sequence GTGGACTTTCTCGGCAGGGGACTGGCGTTCCCGGTGCGCACCGACGCGACGGGATCGATCGCCTTGGTCGGCGGAGAACGCGAGGTCGTCGAGAGTATCCGGCTGATACTGGCCACCGCTCCCGGTGAACGGCCGATGCGCCCGGAGTTCGGCTGCGCGGTGCACGATCTCGTGTTCGCGCCCGCCGACGCGGCCACCGCCGGGCAAATCGCCTACGAGGTGCGCACCGCGCTGGAGCGGTGGGAGCCGAGGATCACGCTCACCGACGTCGTGGTCGGGTTCGCCGAGGCCGACCAGGGCACGCTGCTGATCGACATCAAGTACCAGCTGCGCGGCACCAACGACCCGCGCAACCTGGTCTTCCCCTTCTACGTCATCCCCGCGCACGAGTCCACTCAGGACGGTGCGTGA
- a CDS encoding PAAR domain-containing protein, with translation MPPAARVGDPTGHPGVIAGPGVPTVLIGGMPAATVGTLHTCSFPPPAVHPPTPVAPPGCPTVLIGGLPAARMGDLAACGAPIVMGCPTVLIGG, from the coding sequence ATGCCACCAGCCGCGAGGGTCGGCGATCCGACCGGGCACCCAGGCGTCATCGCCGGGCCCGGTGTGCCGACCGTGCTCATCGGCGGGATGCCCGCCGCCACCGTCGGCACGTTGCACACCTGCTCGTTCCCGCCGCCCGCGGTGCATCCGCCGACGCCGGTCGCACCGCCGGGTTGCCCGACGGTGCTGATCGGCGGCCTGCCCGCAGCGCGCATGGGCGACCTGGCCGCCTGCGGCGCGCCGATCGTCATGGGCTGCCCGACCGTCCTGATCGGAGGCTGA
- a CDS encoding VgrG-related protein — translation MANESFANNLVVEVDGGPLPDDVKTLLSYAYVDDSRNLPDMFVLRFRDSGHVVLDKGKFKVGAEIKLKVQTSDPEAPQELLSGEVTAVAIDLDRIGTFTEVRGYDHAHRLFRGRRVAVYPGMSLADVVTKVTQRAGLKAGKIDPVPGVGGRPHTQFSQDNVSDWEFLSRLAESVGAHIAVRGGALNFSLAEKPSAAPATTAKAHTDPLVLEAHRTLVSLRASVTAAEQVPEVEARGWDIETKKAVVAVEKPKNAGTEVEGVDPVTLANKFSSPKYVSADTPRRTQAEAKAAAIALSERLGGACTELDGVAKGNPKLRAGAAVTLTGVGKPFAGKYTLTSTRHLFNAEVGYTTEFAVSGRQERSLYGLVAGGPSTSTWSGVVPAVVSDAKDPAGLGRVKLIFPWLDQNFTSNWARTVHPGAGNGRGALVMSEVGDEVLVGFEHGDFEAPYVLGGLYNGADAVPKFTASPIDGNSGEIAVRGFVSRKGHKLEFAEQDGIVVASGDGKLVVKLDQKNQMIEVTSGKGVTVKARNGVSIDAGAGPLELKGQKVSVKSATEATVEAGSGLKLSGTAGVQVEGATVSVKGQGQAELSASGIVTVRGSVVKIN, via the coding sequence ATGGCTAACGAGAGCTTCGCGAACAACCTCGTCGTCGAGGTCGACGGTGGTCCGCTGCCCGACGACGTGAAGACGCTGCTGTCCTACGCCTATGTCGACGACAGCCGGAACCTGCCGGACATGTTCGTCCTGCGGTTCCGCGACTCCGGGCACGTGGTGCTGGACAAGGGGAAGTTCAAGGTCGGCGCGGAGATCAAGCTGAAGGTCCAGACCTCCGATCCCGAAGCGCCGCAGGAGCTGCTCTCCGGCGAGGTCACCGCGGTCGCGATCGACCTCGACCGGATCGGCACCTTCACCGAGGTGCGCGGCTACGACCACGCGCACCGGCTGTTCCGCGGCCGCCGGGTCGCGGTCTACCCGGGGATGAGCCTCGCCGACGTCGTCACGAAGGTGACCCAGCGGGCAGGGCTGAAGGCCGGAAAGATCGATCCGGTCCCCGGTGTCGGCGGGCGCCCGCATACCCAGTTCAGCCAGGACAACGTCAGCGACTGGGAGTTCTTGTCCCGGCTGGCGGAGTCGGTCGGCGCCCATATCGCGGTCCGCGGTGGCGCGCTGAACTTCAGCCTGGCGGAGAAGCCTTCGGCGGCACCTGCCACCACCGCGAAGGCCCACACCGACCCACTGGTGCTCGAGGCGCACCGGACCCTGGTCAGCCTGCGCGCCAGCGTCACCGCGGCCGAGCAGGTGCCCGAGGTCGAAGCTCGCGGATGGGACATCGAAACGAAGAAGGCCGTGGTGGCCGTCGAAAAGCCGAAGAACGCCGGGACCGAGGTCGAAGGCGTCGACCCGGTCACGCTCGCGAACAAGTTCTCCAGCCCCAAATACGTCTCGGCGGATACGCCGCGCCGGACTCAGGCCGAGGCCAAAGCGGCGGCGATCGCGCTGTCCGAACGGCTCGGCGGCGCCTGCACCGAACTCGACGGGGTGGCGAAGGGCAACCCGAAACTCCGGGCGGGCGCGGCGGTGACGCTGACGGGTGTCGGCAAGCCGTTCGCCGGCAAGTACACGCTCACCAGCACCCGGCATCTGTTCAACGCCGAAGTCGGTTACACCACCGAGTTCGCCGTCTCCGGACGGCAGGAACGCTCCCTCTACGGCCTGGTCGCCGGTGGCCCGAGCACATCGACGTGGTCCGGAGTGGTACCCGCGGTGGTCAGTGACGCGAAGGATCCCGCCGGGCTCGGCCGGGTCAAGCTGATCTTTCCCTGGCTGGATCAGAACTTCACCAGCAACTGGGCGCGCACGGTGCACCCCGGCGCCGGGAACGGGCGGGGCGCGCTGGTCATGTCCGAGGTCGGCGACGAGGTGCTCGTAGGCTTCGAGCACGGCGACTTCGAAGCCCCGTACGTACTCGGCGGGCTCTACAACGGCGCCGACGCGGTCCCGAAGTTCACCGCGTCGCCGATCGACGGCAACAGCGGTGAGATCGCGGTACGGGGTTTCGTCTCCCGCAAGGGACACAAGCTCGAATTCGCCGAACAGGACGGCATCGTCGTCGCTTCCGGGGACGGGAAGCTGGTGGTCAAGCTGGACCAGAAGAACCAGATGATCGAAGTGACCAGCGGCAAGGGCGTCACGGTGAAGGCGCGGAACGGGGTGAGCATCGACGCGGGCGCTGGTCCGCTGGAGCTCAAGGGCCAGAAGGTCTCCGTGAAGTCGGCGACCGAGGCGACCGTCGAGGCGGGCAGCGGCCTGAAGCTGTCGGGCACGGCGGGCGTCCAGGTCGAGGGCGCGACGGTTTCGGTCAAGGGGCAGGGCCAGGCGGAGCTGAGCGCGAGCGGCATCGTGACCGTGCGCGGCAGCGTGGTCAAGATCAACTGA
- a CDS encoding LysM peptidoglycan-binding domain-containing protein, whose amino-acid sequence MSSPVTFTSAGSQPPAAYGSGEPAPNNLQRALLEVRKPPQSGGTGQPGAKLFEIRFQFNPKELSLTKNAKWGRDPQRNAKKSGPPEFKGSDPCKLALEMFLDATDKMDDAVVKKVEQLFTCCVATEESRQHGKGSPPWVIFKWGGMTGFPAYVAGVTAKYTLFTPSGTPVRAVCTVNLEEIAGELSGQNPTSGALAARDTHVFVAGDSLQAVAFRAYGDAGKWRAIADANDIDDPMRLRPGTRLLVPALEELDG is encoded by the coding sequence ATGTCCTCGCCCGTCACGTTCACCTCCGCCGGATCCCAGCCACCGGCGGCGTACGGCTCCGGCGAACCGGCGCCGAACAACCTCCAGCGCGCACTGCTCGAGGTCCGCAAGCCTCCGCAGTCCGGCGGCACCGGGCAGCCCGGCGCCAAGCTGTTCGAGATCAGGTTCCAGTTCAACCCCAAGGAACTCTCGCTCACCAAGAACGCCAAGTGGGGCCGCGACCCGCAGCGCAACGCGAAGAAGAGCGGACCACCCGAGTTCAAGGGCTCGGACCCGTGCAAACTCGCGCTGGAGATGTTCCTCGACGCCACCGACAAGATGGACGACGCCGTCGTCAAGAAGGTCGAGCAGCTCTTCACCTGCTGCGTCGCCACCGAGGAAAGCCGCCAGCACGGCAAGGGTTCGCCGCCGTGGGTGATCTTCAAATGGGGTGGCATGACCGGCTTCCCCGCCTATGTCGCCGGCGTCACCGCGAAGTACACGCTGTTCACCCCGTCGGGCACTCCGGTGCGCGCGGTCTGCACGGTGAACCTGGAGGAGATCGCGGGCGAGCTGAGCGGGCAGAACCCGACGTCGGGCGCGCTGGCGGCGCGGGACACCCATGTGTTCGTCGCCGGCGATTCCCTGCAGGCGGTGGCGTTCCGTGCCTATGGCGACGCGGGGAAGTGGCGCGCGATCGCCGACGCCAACGACATCGACGACCCGATGCGACTGCGGCCCGGCACCCGGCTGCTCGTGCCGGCGCTGGAGGAACTCGATGGCTAA
- a CDS encoding phage tail protein produces the protein MPDAEEAVAVCYVVKLDDRNLGNLGAFSSCEGLGCEFVMEQREEGGNNGMVWQLPTRIKYSNVKLSRPVTEASSQITKWFADMASGIERKTATIEARTLEGTVIASWSLEGVVPVRWSGPQLSPDSPKVATETLELAHHGFLSPAKKG, from the coding sequence ATGCCGGACGCGGAAGAAGCCGTCGCCGTTTGTTACGTCGTCAAACTCGACGACAGGAACCTCGGCAACCTCGGCGCATTCAGCAGCTGCGAAGGGCTGGGCTGTGAGTTCGTCATGGAGCAGCGGGAAGAGGGCGGCAACAACGGTATGGTCTGGCAGCTCCCGACGCGGATCAAGTATTCCAACGTCAAGCTTTCCCGCCCGGTCACCGAAGCCAGCTCGCAGATCACGAAGTGGTTCGCCGACATGGCGAGCGGCATCGAGCGCAAGACCGCGACCATCGAAGCGCGCACCCTCGAAGGCACCGTGATCGCCAGCTGGTCGTTGGAGGGTGTCGTCCCCGTGCGCTGGAGCGGGCCGCAACTTTCGCCCGACTCGCCGAAGGTCGCCACCGAGACCCTGGAACTGGCCCACCACGGCTTTCTCAGCCCGGCGAAGAAGGGCTAG
- a CDS encoding DUF6760 family protein: MTYAAGRLHEEVAYVAYHLHWSLDDILDLEHHDRLTYVAEIARINTRMSEGR, translated from the coding sequence GTGACGTACGCGGCCGGACGGCTGCACGAGGAAGTCGCGTACGTCGCCTACCACCTGCACTGGTCGCTCGACGACATCCTCGACCTCGAACACCACGACCGGTTGACCTACGTCGCCGAGATCGCCCGGATCAACACTCGGATGAGCGAGGGACGGTGA
- a CDS encoding phage tail protein, translating into MALPDLDKAVGHSFGLEIDGVQIKQISEVSGLKMEQDVIELKQNTADGKYVIKKLPGRPKAGEVTLTRGLTDDSCFEKWVKDAHFGKMGSARKGGAIIVYDYEGTALKRYKLTNAWPKSLEIGALKAGDTSVLTEKLVVTYEQMEVE; encoded by the coding sequence ATGGCACTTCCCGATCTTGACAAGGCCGTCGGCCACTCTTTCGGGCTTGAGATCGACGGCGTACAGATCAAGCAGATCTCCGAGGTCTCCGGGCTGAAGATGGAGCAGGACGTCATCGAGCTCAAGCAGAACACCGCGGACGGCAAGTACGTCATCAAGAAGCTCCCCGGTCGCCCGAAGGCAGGCGAGGTGACGCTGACCCGTGGTCTGACCGACGACAGCTGCTTCGAGAAATGGGTCAAGGACGCGCACTTCGGCAAAATGGGGTCCGCTCGTAAAGGCGGCGCGATCATCGTCTACGACTACGAAGGCACCGCGCTCAAGCGCTACAAGCTCACCAACGCGTGGCCGAAGAGCCTGGAGATCGGTGCGCTGAAGGCGGGCGACACCAGCGTGCTCACCGAGAAGCTCGTGGTCACCTACGAGCAGATGGAAGTCGAGTGA
- a CDS encoding phage tail sheath family protein, which produces MPTYLTPGVYVEEIEAGARPIEGVGTAVAAFVGFAADGPFNTPTLVSNWTQFTQTFGDFVEGCYLAQSVYGYFLNGGANCYIVRIGGPRGDGGANGAAPKEPTRQAVLGGYRFIAKELPSGGQAGELTVEVAEPAGENPGDDRFTVLVKKDGKVVETHHVTTKRTKENVVTSVREKSNFITIEELATAGAVAKPDRGTAVLTEPPQPPPVPRRIAADDYVGDVADRTGFGGLEAIDEITMVAVPDLMAAHQRDLIDLDGVKAVQLAMIAHCELMGDRMAIVDPPPGLTPQEIRTWRMDQAGYDSKYAALYYPWVQVLDAASGTNTYVPPSGYMAGVWARTDATRGVHKAPANEVVRGVLALETHLTKAEQELLNPIGVNCVRSFAGKGIRIWGARTLSSDPAWRYLNVRRLFNYLEESILNGTQWVVFEPNDDALWARIRRTISAFLVMEWRKGALFGLTPDEAFFVKCDRETNPAEGIDLGQVICEVGIAPVKPAEFVIFRLAQMSGGTSLVNE; this is translated from the coding sequence ATGCCCACCTATCTCACCCCGGGTGTGTACGTCGAGGAAATCGAGGCGGGCGCCCGGCCGATCGAGGGTGTGGGCACCGCCGTCGCCGCCTTCGTCGGTTTCGCGGCGGACGGCCCCTTCAACACGCCCACCCTGGTGTCCAACTGGACCCAGTTCACCCAGACCTTCGGCGACTTCGTCGAAGGCTGCTATCTCGCCCAGTCGGTCTACGGCTATTTTCTCAACGGTGGTGCGAACTGCTACATCGTCCGCATCGGCGGCCCGCGGGGCGACGGCGGGGCCAACGGCGCGGCGCCGAAGGAACCGACGCGCCAGGCGGTGCTCGGTGGCTACCGTTTCATCGCGAAGGAGCTGCCGAGCGGTGGACAGGCCGGTGAGCTCACCGTCGAGGTCGCGGAACCGGCCGGCGAGAACCCCGGTGACGACCGGTTCACCGTGCTCGTCAAGAAAGACGGCAAGGTCGTCGAAACCCACCACGTGACCACCAAGCGCACCAAGGAGAACGTCGTCACGTCGGTGCGCGAGAAGTCGAACTTCATCACGATCGAAGAGCTCGCGACCGCCGGCGCGGTGGCGAAGCCGGACCGTGGCACCGCCGTGCTCACCGAGCCGCCGCAGCCACCGCCCGTCCCGCGGCGCATCGCGGCCGACGACTATGTCGGCGACGTCGCCGATCGCACCGGTTTCGGTGGCCTGGAGGCGATCGACGAGATCACCATGGTCGCGGTGCCGGACCTGATGGCCGCCCACCAGCGCGATCTGATCGACCTCGACGGCGTCAAGGCCGTGCAGCTGGCGATGATCGCGCATTGCGAGCTGATGGGGGACCGGATGGCGATCGTCGACCCGCCGCCCGGGCTCACTCCGCAGGAGATCCGCACCTGGCGCATGGACCAAGCCGGGTACGACTCGAAATACGCGGCGCTGTACTACCCGTGGGTGCAGGTGCTCGACGCCGCCAGCGGGACCAACACGTACGTGCCGCCGAGTGGATACATGGCGGGGGTGTGGGCGCGCACCGACGCGACCCGCGGTGTCCACAAGGCACCGGCGAACGAGGTCGTCCGCGGCGTTCTGGCGCTCGAGACGCATCTGACCAAGGCGGAGCAGGAGCTGCTCAACCCGATCGGCGTGAACTGCGTGCGTTCCTTCGCAGGCAAGGGGATCCGGATCTGGGGAGCGCGAACGTTGTCGAGCGATCCGGCGTGGCGCTACCTCAACGTGCGGCGGCTGTTCAATTACCTCGAGGAATCGATCCTCAACGGCACCCAATGGGTCGTGTTCGAGCCGAACGACGACGCGCTGTGGGCCCGCATCCGGCGCACAATCAGCGCTTTTCTGGTGATGGAGTGGCGCAAGGGCGCGTTGTTCGGCCTCACTCCCGACGAGGCCTTCTTCGTGAAATGCGACCGGGAGACCAACCCGGCCGAGGGGATCGATCTCGGTCAGGTGATCTGCGAAGTGGGCATCGCGCCGGTGAAACCGGCGGAGTTCGTGATCTTCCGGCTGGCCCAGATGTCCGGCGGCACCAGCCTGGTCAACGAATAG
- a CDS encoding DUF4157 domain-containing protein: protein MRGHSHDNDLEPSLRPKGDRVDRDEGGLLGRAAAAGRTDVLGPAGMLDLQRAVGNAGASTLVEEERSPVHDVVTSGGAPLDASTRADMEGRFGHDFGDVRVHTDGAAHDSAKSVNAQAYTVGSSIVFQRDKYDPGSDSGKHMLAHELTHVVQQRSGPVDGTDAGGGVKVSDPSDRFEREAVANADRVMSMPAVSPTGPAVQRCADDGEAHVQREEAPEAEEGEEEKMAQTYVQREEEAEEEAS from the coding sequence ATGCGCGGGCACAGTCACGACAACGACCTTGAACCGAGCCTGCGGCCGAAGGGCGACCGGGTGGACCGGGACGAGGGTGGCCTGCTCGGCCGCGCCGCCGCGGCCGGGCGCACCGATGTCCTCGGCCCCGCCGGCATGCTGGATCTGCAGCGCGCGGTGGGAAACGCGGGGGCGAGCACCCTGGTCGAGGAGGAGCGCTCCCCGGTCCACGACGTGGTCACCTCGGGCGGCGCGCCCTTGGACGCCTCGACGCGCGCGGACATGGAGGGCCGCTTCGGGCACGACTTCGGTGACGTCCGGGTGCACACCGACGGCGCCGCGCACGATTCGGCGAAGTCCGTCAACGCGCAGGCTTACACGGTGGGCTCGAGTATCGTGTTCCAGCGGGACAAGTACGACCCTGGTTCGGATTCGGGCAAGCATATGCTGGCGCACGAGCTGACCCATGTCGTCCAGCAACGCAGCGGGCCGGTGGACGGGACCGACGCCGGTGGCGGGGTGAAGGTTTCGGATCCCTCCGATCGGTTCGAGCGCGAGGCCGTCGCGAACGCCGACCGGGTGATGTCGATGCCTGCTGTGTCGCCGACGGGGCCCGCGGTCCAGCGGTGCGCGGATGACGGCGAAGCGCACGTTCAGCGCGAAGAAGCTCCTGAGGCCGAGGAAGGCGAAGAGGAGAAGATGGCGCAGACGTACGTGCAGCGAGAGGAAGAGGCCGAAGAAGAAGCCTCGTAG